In Streptococcus dysgalactiae subsp. dysgalactiae, the following are encoded in one genomic region:
- a CDS encoding cytochrome ubiquinol oxidase subunit I gives MTIEALARFQFAMTTIFHFFFVPFSIGMCLIVAILETCYVVTKNEDYKKLTKFWGNMMLLSFAVGVVTGIIQEFQFGMN, from the coding sequence ATGACTATTGAGGCGTTGGCACGTTTTCAATTTGCAATGACAACTATTTTTCACTTTTTCTTTGTTCCTTTTTCTATTGGAATGTGTTTAATTGTTGCTATTTTAGAAACGTGTTATGTGGTCACTAAGAATGAAGACTACAAAAAGTTGACAAAATTTTGGGGTAACATGATGCTCTTGAGTTTTGCAGTTGGAGTTGTAACGGGGATTATTCAGGAATTTCAGTTTGGAATGAACTGA